In Puniceicoccales bacterium, a genomic segment contains:
- the accB gene encoding acetyl-CoA carboxylase biotin carboxyl carrier protein: protein MDTNEIRELIKLMENSNFSEIEIQKGDSRIRLRKWHYLEDRGDLVSIERICSKDHSQGTRHRVADKDNVVVEEKNLHIVKSPMVGTFYSASSPESAPFVTIGSRVEKESVLCILEAMKIMNEIQSDVSGTVHEIFVDNGQSVEFGQALFAIELNS, encoded by the coding sequence TTGGACACAAACGAAATACGAGAGCTAATAAAATTAATGGAGAACTCTAATTTTTCCGAGATAGAGATTCAAAAGGGTGATTCAAGGATTAGGCTAAGAAAGTGGCATTATTTGGAAGATAGAGGTGATTTGGTATCGATCGAACGTATATGTTCGAAGGACCATAGCCAGGGTACCAGGCATAGGGTTGCAGATAAAGATAATGTGGTAGTTGAAGAGAAAAATCTTCATATTGTGAAATCGCCGATGGTCGGAACCTTCTATAGTGCCTCATCACCGGAGAGTGCACCGTTTGTAACCATTGGCTCTAGGGTAGAAAAAGAGTCAGTCCTATGTATCCTGGAAGCCATGAAAATTATGAATGAAATCCAGTCGGATGTTTCTGGGACTGTACATGAGATTTTTGTAGATAATGGCCAGTCTGTTGAGTTCGGCCAAGCATTGTTTGCCATTGAGCTGAATAGCTAA
- a CDS encoding type II secretion system GspH family protein, with product MNSTKNKSAFSLIEILIVIALMALFAGMSALGFRKIDEKKFGPKEALQKAVRIGKYIARKDKKDMYLIIVNTKNKTNDYKFVKEVIVNSKPVVSDDSSNVLGAIRKDLVKKYQQPIPDVCFVIGERLMITGNDDNPTNEYGYILKKMYLDNEEVEKVEIIDKRGYNNFGFRLKSTQDKIKTVKIGKNGILQEFYLKCSGAAKDAILNVNPISGEVTGDMP from the coding sequence ATGAATTCAACAAAAAACAAGTCAGCTTTTTCTCTAATTGAGATATTGATAGTCATTGCTCTGATGGCTTTGTTTGCCGGAATGTCTGCCCTGGGGTTTAGAAAGATAGATGAAAAGAAATTTGGCCCCAAGGAGGCACTTCAAAAGGCAGTTAGGATCGGTAAATATATCGCCAGGAAAGATAAAAAAGATATGTACCTTATAATTGTAAATACAAAAAATAAAACCAATGATTATAAATTTGTGAAAGAAGTGATTGTAAATTCTAAACCTGTTGTAAGTGATGATAGTAGTAACGTATTGGGTGCTATAAGAAAGGATCTGGTAAAAAAGTATCAACAGCCAATTCCAGATGTCTGTTTTGTAATTGGTGAACGATTGATGATAACGGGCAATGATGACAATCCAACGAATGAATACGGATACATTTTAAAAAAGATGTATTTGGATAATGAAGAAGTGGAAAAAGTGGAAATAATCGATAAAAGGGGTTACAATAATTTTGGCTTCAGATTAAAATCTACACAAGACAAAATTAAAACAGTAAAAATAGGAAAGAATGGCATCCTGCAAGAATTTTATTTAAAATGTTCCGGAGCCGCCAAAGACGCAATATTAAATGTCAATCCAATATCTGGTGAAGTTACCGGGGACATGCCGTGA